In Micromonospora sp. NBC_01813, the following are encoded in one genomic region:
- a CDS encoding nucleoside deaminase, with protein sequence MTGPGSGVPAARRHRDPRHETWMRQALSVAAGGPRVDAPDAADVPVGAVVYDPAGVELAVARNERESTGDPTAHAEILALRRAAARRGQWRLDGCTLVVTLEPCTMCAGALVLARISTVVFGAWEPKTGAVGSLWDVVRDRRLNHRPAVYGGVLADECAAALRAFFR encoded by the coding sequence GTGACCGGTCCGGGGTCCGGGGTGCCGGCGGCCAGGCGTCACCGCGATCCACGGCACGAGACGTGGATGCGCCAGGCACTGTCCGTTGCCGCTGGCGGGCCGCGAGTCGATGCGCCGGACGCGGCCGACGTGCCGGTCGGCGCGGTGGTCTACGACCCGGCGGGCGTGGAGCTGGCAGTGGCCCGCAACGAACGCGAGTCGACCGGCGACCCGACCGCGCACGCCGAGATCCTCGCGCTGCGTCGGGCGGCGGCCCGGCGTGGGCAGTGGCGGCTGGACGGATGCACCCTGGTTGTCACCCTGGAGCCGTGCACGATGTGCGCCGGAGCGCTGGTGCTGGCGCGCATCTCCACCGTGGTGTTCGGGGCCTGGGAGCCGAAGACCGGTGCGGTCGGCTCCCTGTGGGACGTGGTGCGCGATCGCCGGCTCAACCACCGGCCAGCGGTGTACGGCGGCGTCCTCGCCGACGAGTGCGCCGCCGCGCTGCGGGCCTTCTTCCGCTGA
- a CDS encoding kinase translates to MRRGVILYGPPAAGKDTVTERLAAIDPAYQLFARLKTGRGRTSGYRMTTPDHLADLDQAGGIIWRNQRYGATYVIDRHGLDQALTTSVPVLHMGQPDGIHAVTDATPSARWLVVYLWCPRDIAAHRIRERATGDTTDRLTAWDQTPAVDADLTINTATTDPQEAAHTIRHATGALTDTRTG, encoded by the coding sequence ATGAGACGCGGTGTCATCCTCTACGGCCCACCAGCGGCCGGGAAGGACACCGTCACCGAACGGCTTGCCGCCATCGACCCCGCCTACCAACTGTTTGCCCGACTCAAAACCGGTAGGGGACGGACCAGCGGCTACCGCATGACCACCCCCGACCACCTTGCCGACCTGGACCAGGCCGGCGGCATCATCTGGCGAAACCAGCGGTACGGGGCCACCTACGTCATCGACCGCCACGGCCTGGACCAGGCGCTCACCACGAGCGTCCCCGTCCTGCACATGGGCCAACCCGACGGCATCCACGCTGTCACCGACGCCACCCCGTCGGCACGGTGGCTGGTCGTCTACCTGTGGTGCCCCCGCGACATCGCCGCACACCGCATCCGGGAACGCGCCACCGGCGACACCACCGACCGGCTCACGGCGTGGGACCAGACACCAGCCGTTGACGCGGACCTGACCATCAACACCGCCACCACCGACCCGCAGGAGGCAGCCCACACCATCCGCCACGCCACCGGCGCACTCACGGACACCAGAACGGGCTAA
- a CDS encoding helix-turn-helix domain-containing protein, giving the protein MPVGRRVAQWRTRRRMTQQVFADRIGKSKSWVEKVERGIRKLDKFSVIQHIAEVLHIDPAELLDGQEQSPVDGSKIDGLEKLKSTLVCHATFNAHAEAPYLPKPGEIQRQIEHAWMTYGHGDYLQLLRILPKLLTISQQLHALHPEAGAEPLVQANRVASSVLVKLDEAHLAWIAADRAIVAAGNDRVLAAAAALSLTQALRALCQNRLALATALAAAHHIAQPSEGTESAEQASVYGALLLQAALAAASNNDPATVKELLRQAADLARQNKDHETSQRRGFNQTTVELTQIVTRASLGETRLALTQHEKMTKDGMLLHLPAEHRAAYLLDISRTYLQVGDMPAAGRALKEACRITPAGIRHAPSARLLVAEISRREPGPSDLHGLAASIGLTR; this is encoded by the coding sequence ATGCCGGTCGGCCGCCGAGTAGCCCAATGGCGAACACGACGCCGAATGACACAGCAAGTCTTCGCCGACCGCATCGGCAAATCAAAGAGCTGGGTCGAAAAGGTAGAACGCGGCATACGGAAGCTCGACAAGTTCTCCGTCATCCAGCACATCGCCGAAGTACTTCACATCGACCCAGCGGAACTACTCGATGGGCAGGAACAATCCCCAGTCGACGGTAGCAAAATCGATGGGCTGGAAAAGCTAAAATCGACGCTAGTCTGTCACGCTACCTTCAACGCACATGCAGAAGCTCCGTACCTACCGAAACCAGGCGAGATACAACGGCAGATAGAACACGCCTGGATGACGTACGGGCACGGCGACTACCTGCAACTGCTGCGCATTCTTCCAAAACTCCTGACCATCAGTCAGCAGTTGCACGCGCTGCATCCGGAGGCCGGAGCCGAGCCGCTGGTCCAAGCAAACAGAGTCGCTTCCTCGGTGCTGGTGAAGCTTGACGAAGCACACCTCGCATGGATCGCCGCAGACCGAGCAATCGTCGCCGCCGGAAACGATCGCGTACTCGCCGCAGCCGCAGCACTGAGTCTCACACAAGCACTACGGGCCTTGTGCCAGAACAGACTAGCGCTCGCAACCGCCCTCGCAGCCGCACACCACATCGCACAGCCATCCGAAGGCACCGAATCAGCCGAGCAGGCGTCCGTATATGGTGCCCTGCTACTACAAGCAGCGCTAGCCGCCGCCAGCAACAACGACCCGGCCACCGTAAAGGAACTACTACGGCAAGCCGCCGACCTCGCCCGACAGAACAAAGACCACGAGACAAGTCAACGGCGTGGCTTCAATCAGACCACCGTCGAACTTACCCAGATCGTGACCAGAGCAAGCCTCGGCGAGACTCGGCTGGCACTCACCCAACACGAAAAAATGACAAAAGATGGAATGTTGCTGCATCTGCCCGCCGAACATAGAGCCGCATACCTGCTAGACATCTCACGGACGTATCTCCAAGTCGGCGACATGCCCGCAGCGGGACGCGCTTTGAAGGAAGCGTGCCGGATCACACCAGCGGGGATCCGACACGCGCCATCCGCTCGTCTACTAGTAGCCGAAATATCTCGGCGCGAACCTGGGCCTTCCGACTTACACGGGTTAGCAGCGTCGATAGGACTGACGAGATGA
- a CDS encoding AAA family ATPase, giving the protein MARNLRNEIEAGVLRDGDTLPSTRELAERWDVSVFTISEAMKILGDEGLIVSKSRSKRIVNAPNQTRGGDIRLRTPRVVMIGGYAGSGKTELGRILARETGWPMLDKDTITRPVVEAALELLGLSPHDRESDDYFTKVRPREYESLIAVAHENVACGNSAIVTAPFIREFTDTAWVDRIQASHTAMNAQTLFVWVYCDADTMHTYIRHRGAARDAAKLANWPAYLDTVNFDMRPAAPHTVIDNCASSVPLQKQAKDLLSAILAAPAATA; this is encoded by the coding sequence GTGGCCCGGAACCTGCGTAACGAGATCGAAGCGGGCGTCCTGCGTGACGGTGACACCCTGCCGTCCACCCGCGAACTCGCCGAACGCTGGGACGTAAGCGTGTTCACGATCTCCGAAGCGATGAAGATCCTCGGCGACGAGGGACTCATCGTCAGCAAGTCCCGATCGAAGCGGATCGTGAACGCACCGAACCAGACACGCGGCGGTGACATCCGCCTACGGACCCCACGGGTCGTGATGATCGGCGGCTACGCCGGCAGCGGGAAAACCGAACTCGGGCGCATCCTCGCCAGGGAAACCGGCTGGCCCATGCTCGACAAGGACACCATCACCCGCCCGGTCGTCGAAGCGGCGTTGGAACTCCTCGGCCTGTCACCCCACGACCGCGAGTCAGACGACTACTTCACCAAGGTCCGGCCACGCGAGTACGAATCCCTCATCGCGGTCGCCCATGAGAACGTCGCCTGCGGCAACAGCGCCATCGTCACCGCCCCGTTCATCCGCGAGTTCACCGACACGGCGTGGGTCGACCGCATCCAGGCCAGCCACACCGCCATGAACGCCCAGACCCTGTTCGTGTGGGTGTACTGCGACGCGGACACCATGCACACCTACATCCGCCACCGGGGCGCGGCCCGCGACGCCGCCAAACTCGCCAACTGGCCCGCTTACCTCGACACGGTCAACTTCGACATGCGCCCGGCCGCACCCCACACCGTTATCGACAACTGCGCGTCCAGCGTCCCGCTGCAGAAGCAGGCCAAAGACCTGCTGTCCGCGATCCTCGCCGCGCCGGCGGCAACCGCATGA
- a CDS encoding MarR family winged helix-turn-helix transcriptional regulator, giving the protein MSDTVAPPPPGPDQHPTSDDLGWSLGVVFRAYVKASSTILGDLPGGPRGHQVLTAAVRGAPESQIALARRLGIDKTVMTYLIDDLERAGLVERRPNPGDRRHKQVVVTDLGREAWSTTSGHLEHAEEHLLGPLDPADRAILRTLLHRLATQAQQLDPVTDTCQIVADLSAGNERDGG; this is encoded by the coding sequence ATGTCCGACACCGTCGCGCCGCCACCTCCTGGTCCGGACCAGCACCCGACCAGCGACGACCTGGGCTGGTCACTGGGCGTCGTGTTCCGGGCCTATGTGAAGGCGAGTTCGACGATCCTCGGCGACCTCCCCGGCGGGCCGCGCGGCCACCAGGTCCTGACCGCAGCGGTACGCGGTGCGCCGGAGAGCCAGATCGCGCTCGCCCGCCGGCTCGGGATCGACAAGACGGTGATGACGTATCTGATCGACGACCTGGAGCGCGCCGGGCTGGTCGAGCGCCGACCGAACCCCGGCGACCGCCGTCACAAGCAGGTCGTCGTCACCGATCTCGGCCGCGAGGCATGGTCCACCACCAGCGGACATCTCGAGCATGCCGAGGAGCACCTCCTCGGCCCGCTCGACCCGGCCGACCGGGCGATCCTGCGAACGCTGTTGCATCGGCTCGCCACCCAGGCCCAACAACTCGATCCGGTCACGGACACCTGCCAAATCGTCGCGGACCTCAGCGCCGGCAACGAGCGGGACGGCGGCTGA
- a CDS encoding cysteine hydrolase has translation MTPGRPVLVVTDMQNGFIREQSAHIIPVVADLVRRWQETGGDILFTRYLNYPGSPFERFFDWKRLRSSPDIDLIPELLPYVDHGVTLEKRIYSPFTPEGIALFKQRGWEEFYFCGIATESCVLKGAVDAFEHDFTPWLIADASASHAGTEAHRAGLLVARRFIGPRQVVDLRDIPDHLLSPG, from the coding sequence ATGACACCGGGTCGCCCTGTACTTGTCGTGACCGACATGCAGAACGGCTTCATACGCGAGCAGTCAGCGCACATCATTCCCGTCGTTGCCGACCTGGTACGCCGCTGGCAGGAAACCGGCGGCGACATACTTTTCACCAGGTACCTCAACTATCCCGGCAGCCCCTTCGAGCGCTTCTTTGACTGGAAGCGACTCCGGTCTTCCCCGGACATTGACTTAATACCGGAGTTGCTCCCCTACGTAGACCACGGCGTAACGCTTGAAAAAAGGATCTATAGCCCATTCACTCCGGAGGGGATCGCGCTATTCAAACAGCGCGGATGGGAAGAGTTCTATTTCTGCGGCATCGCTACCGAAAGCTGTGTTTTAAAGGGAGCTGTCGACGCATTCGAGCATGACTTCACACCGTGGCTGATCGCAGATGCCTCGGCGAGCCACGCAGGCACCGAGGCGCACCGGGCAGGACTGCTGGTCGCGCGACGGTTCATCGGCCCGCGCCAGGTAGTTGACCTGAGGGATATCCCGGACCATCTTCTGTCACCCGGTTGA
- a CDS encoding phosphotransferase yields MSRLELAAQDLPFLVDAYRLSVVEGVRYLPDGLMNRNWQLRTPSGAFALKLLLDAPVSTVRRNLSVAASLAAAGVPACPPVRTLSGDVVAEVDDRAYSLFGWLDGEHLAGTGLSAGQAHHLGGVVGRLHRELNDPGLRRWLPAAGAVTATVTTPGEALAEADRYLRAIDAFALATPFDARTVELLRRRKALITEYGHLRPATDQPAGPAGYTHGDLQHRNIIWRDGVVAGVIDWDRIRVRPFGEEIARTATLQFGGEAGELDLELVAAFVAGYRAVVAISDAELVDAVDRLWWKRASDFWQLVFHYDRGDHSCDHLFFSGETFLDWWTANRGQVRDAFAARP; encoded by the coding sequence TTGTCGAGACTCGAACTGGCTGCCCAGGACCTGCCGTTCCTGGTCGATGCGTACCGGCTCAGCGTGGTCGAGGGGGTTCGATATCTGCCCGATGGGTTGATGAACCGCAACTGGCAGCTGCGCACCCCCAGTGGCGCGTTTGCGCTGAAGCTGCTGTTGGACGCGCCCGTATCGACCGTGCGACGCAATCTGAGCGTCGCTGCGTCGCTCGCTGCAGCGGGGGTACCAGCGTGTCCACCGGTGCGGACCCTCTCCGGTGATGTCGTCGCCGAGGTGGATGACCGCGCATACAGTCTGTTCGGCTGGCTGGACGGCGAGCACCTTGCGGGTACCGGATTGTCGGCCGGTCAAGCACATCACCTTGGCGGTGTGGTCGGCCGGCTGCACCGTGAGCTCAACGATCCGGGCCTGCGGAGGTGGCTGCCGGCTGCCGGTGCCGTCACTGCCACGGTGACAACGCCCGGCGAGGCGCTGGCCGAGGCTGACCGGTATCTACGCGCCATCGACGCGTTCGCTCTGGCTACACCGTTCGACGCCCGGACGGTCGAGCTGCTGCGGCGGCGCAAGGCGCTCATCACCGAGTACGGGCATCTGCGCCCAGCCACCGATCAACCGGCCGGCCCTGCCGGATACACCCATGGTGATCTTCAGCATCGCAACATCATCTGGCGTGACGGGGTGGTCGCCGGAGTGATCGACTGGGATCGGATCAGGGTTCGCCCGTTCGGCGAGGAGATCGCCCGGACGGCCACTCTGCAGTTCGGTGGTGAGGCGGGCGAGTTGGATCTGGAGCTGGTGGCCGCGTTCGTCGCCGGATACCGCGCCGTGGTCGCGATCAGCGACGCCGAACTGGTCGACGCGGTGGACCGCCTATGGTGGAAGCGGGCCTCGGACTTCTGGCAGTTGGTCTTCCACTACGACCGAGGCGACCACTCCTGTGACCACCTATTCTTCTCCGGTGAGACGTTCCTGGACTGGTGGACGGCAAACCGGGGTCAGGTTCGCGACGCCTTCGCGGCGCGACCCTGA
- a CDS encoding maleylpyruvate isomerase family mycothiol-dependent enzyme has translation MRVYDMVVRQRQALAETLGQLTPEQFRQPSLCAGWSMHDIAAHLTTYLRFGQLKLYLGIVATAADIDRINLTLTRWAARRPTAELIETLHRRADARTTIPRSGFDPVLTDAVLHDLDIRLPLGIRREVVEEHRWVAFNHLARNPALGYSRGPQLTQLELVATDAGWRFGSGAPVRGTAEALLLTMSGRDRGWDQLDGDGVPILRERVCGDRPKFPPLRRLAMAGSVLVDPPPADRRTRSAVAPAVTPR, from the coding sequence GTGCGGGTGTACGACATGGTGGTGCGGCAACGGCAGGCGCTGGCCGAGACGCTGGGACAGCTCACCCCCGAGCAGTTTCGGCAGCCGAGCCTGTGCGCGGGCTGGTCGATGCACGACATCGCCGCCCATCTGACGACGTACCTCAGATTTGGTCAGCTGAAGCTCTATCTCGGCATCGTCGCCACCGCCGCCGACATCGACCGGATCAACCTGACCCTCACCCGCTGGGCGGCGCGCCGTCCGACCGCCGAGTTGATCGAGACGCTGCACCGGCGGGCGGACGCGCGCACCACGATCCCCCGTTCCGGTTTCGACCCGGTGCTCACCGACGCGGTCCTGCATGACCTGGACATCCGGCTTCCGTTGGGGATCCGTCGCGAGGTCGTCGAGGAGCATCGTTGGGTGGCCTTCAACCACCTGGCCCGCAACCCGGCGCTGGGGTACTCGCGCGGACCGCAGCTGACCCAGCTGGAGCTGGTCGCCACCGACGCCGGTTGGCGTTTCGGCAGCGGCGCTCCGGTGCGCGGCACCGCCGAAGCTCTGCTGCTGACGATGAGCGGCCGCGACCGTGGCTGGGATCAGCTCGACGGCGACGGGGTGCCGATCCTGCGCGAGCGGGTCTGCGGCGACCGACCGAAGTTTCCTCCGTTGCGGCGGCTTGCCATGGCGGGGAGCGTGTTGGTCGACCCGCCACCGGCCGACCGGCGGACCCGGTCGGCGGTGGCTCCGGCGGTCACGCCCCGCTGA
- a CDS encoding DUF6284 family protein, with protein sequence MQAPPVPDPTEVGPTAADLVAIEREWPLIEAELALLDAEITALYADGGPSLLDRRRVRRAEQRVMREAAALGDVQAVTALRVRKAVA encoded by the coding sequence ATGCAGGCACCCCCTGTCCCGGACCCGACCGAGGTTGGTCCCACCGCCGCCGATCTGGTGGCGATCGAACGTGAGTGGCCGTTGATTGAGGCCGAGTTGGCGTTGTTGGACGCGGAGATCACCGCCCTGTACGCCGATGGCGGGCCGTCGCTGCTTGACCGCCGTCGGGTGCGGCGTGCTGAGCAGCGGGTGATGCGGGAAGCCGCCGCCCTGGGCGACGTCCAGGCCGTGACCGCGCTGCGGGTGCGGAAGGCGGTGGCCTGA
- the deoD gene encoding purine-nucleoside phosphorylase, which yields MSTHIGAKPGDIAERVLMPGDPLRAKWIAENFLEDATCYSTVRGMLGFTGRYAGTTVSVQGSGMGMPSASIYAHELINEYGVKTLIRVGSCGALTDDLQLRDVIAANGSSTDSNMNRVRFAGLVDYAPVADFGLLRTAVDVAERHGVQMRVGPVLAADAFYTDRPDLFDTLADYGVLAVEMESAALYTIAARFRARALTILTVSDHIRTGAKMPAEDREQTFSEMVRIALDTVVA from the coding sequence ATGAGCACGCACATCGGAGCCAAGCCCGGCGACATCGCCGAGCGGGTCCTCATGCCGGGTGACCCGCTACGCGCCAAGTGGATCGCCGAGAACTTCCTCGAGGACGCCACCTGCTACTCGACCGTCCGTGGAATGCTCGGCTTCACCGGCCGGTACGCGGGCACCACCGTCTCGGTGCAGGGCTCCGGCATGGGCATGCCCTCGGCGTCGATCTACGCCCACGAGCTGATCAACGAGTACGGCGTGAAGACGCTGATCCGGGTCGGCTCCTGTGGGGCGTTGACCGACGACCTGCAGTTGCGCGACGTGATCGCCGCCAACGGCTCCTCCACCGACTCCAACATGAACCGGGTGCGCTTCGCCGGGCTGGTCGACTATGCCCCGGTGGCCGACTTCGGGCTGCTGCGTACGGCGGTCGACGTGGCCGAGCGGCACGGCGTCCAGATGCGGGTGGGCCCGGTGCTGGCGGCGGACGCGTTCTATACCGACCGCCCGGACCTGTTCGACACGCTGGCCGACTACGGGGTGCTGGCGGTCGAGATGGAGTCGGCGGCGCTCTACACGATCGCGGCCCGGTTCCGGGCCCGGGCGCTGACCATCCTCACCGTGAGCGACCACATCCGGACCGGAGCCAAGATGCCGGCCGAGGACCGCGAGCAGACCTTCAGCGAGATGGTACGGATCGCCCTGGACACCGTGGTCGCCTGA
- a CDS encoding NUDIX hydrolase, which produces MREIVRRSMRAILLDEHDQVLLIKRVEPGQEPYWTAPGGGLEPTDSSLEAALRRELREELGAEAEQFSQVFLFSSPSGEGVSVQHFFSCRLTSVDENERSGPEFSDQSRGGYLLDRVPVDRIPEVDLKPDALKDFIVSNAEALISAWCGVVARPGRDQAERHTLVGELSTG; this is translated from the coding sequence ATGCGTGAGATCGTGCGTAGGTCTATGCGGGCGATCCTTTTGGATGAGCACGACCAAGTGTTACTGATCAAGCGAGTTGAACCTGGTCAGGAGCCCTATTGGACTGCGCCCGGCGGCGGCCTGGAGCCGACGGATTCCTCGCTAGAGGCTGCGTTGCGCCGCGAGCTGCGCGAAGAGTTGGGTGCTGAAGCGGAACAGTTCAGCCAGGTTTTCCTGTTTAGCTCACCTTCAGGTGAGGGTGTGTCTGTTCAGCATTTTTTCTCCTGCCGCCTCACCTCCGTGGACGAGAACGAGCGAAGCGGGCCAGAGTTTTCTGATCAATCCCGTGGCGGATATCTGCTTGACCGGGTGCCCGTCGACCGGATCCCTGAAGTTGATCTGAAACCGGATGCACTCAAGGATTTCATTGTTTCAAATGCGGAGGCTTTGATTTCTGCCTGGTGCGGGGTGGTCGCCAGACCTGGGCGGGATCAAGCGGAAAGGCACACGCTTGTCGGAGAACTGTCAACCGGGTGA
- a CDS encoding LLM class flavin-dependent oxidoreductase produces the protein MTDYGHDLLFGTFVTPVAEQADRVVALAQLTEEVGLDLVTVQDHPYQARFLDTWTLLSVIAASTSRVRVSPNVANLPLRQPAVLARSAATLDLLTGGRVELGLGAGAFWDAIAAMGGGRLKPAESVQALEEAIAIIRAIWDVEGGAVKIDGTHHRVWGAHPGPAPAHDIGIWLGAYKKRMLGVTGRLADGWLPSSPYAPPEQLPAMNAVIDDAARQAGRDPAAIRRLYNISGSFGTGDGFLTGTPAQWAEQLAELTLEHGFSGYILTGDDPDMIRRYAAEVVPAVRDLVSAGRSADSASSEGAAAEGLPSQAVVSVAAASGVARSGASAAAAAGITPTPDDGVRLSDERPWDESSRPTAPAPDPSLQYSNAQRAAGKHLIDVHDHLRSELRTVRDLIGQVAAGTVGAGSAREHINTMTMRQNNWTLGAYCESYCRVVTTHHTIEDISMLPQLRRADPALAPVVDRLAEEHKIIHDVLERVDRALVALVSEPGRIGEVQAAVDLLTDTLLSHLSYEERELVEPLARFSGA, from the coding sequence ATGACCGACTACGGGCATGATCTGCTGTTCGGCACCTTCGTCACCCCGGTCGCCGAGCAGGCCGACCGGGTCGTGGCGCTGGCGCAGCTCACCGAGGAGGTCGGGCTGGACCTGGTGACCGTGCAGGACCATCCGTACCAGGCCCGGTTCCTGGACACCTGGACGCTGCTGTCGGTCATCGCGGCCAGCACCAGCCGGGTGCGGGTCTCCCCGAACGTCGCCAACCTGCCGCTGCGGCAACCCGCCGTCCTGGCCCGCAGCGCCGCCACCCTCGACCTGCTGACCGGCGGCCGGGTCGAACTCGGCCTCGGCGCCGGCGCCTTCTGGGACGCCATCGCCGCGATGGGCGGCGGTCGGCTCAAGCCGGCCGAGAGCGTGCAGGCGCTGGAGGAGGCGATCGCGATCATCCGGGCGATCTGGGACGTCGAGGGCGGCGCGGTGAAGATCGACGGTACGCATCACCGGGTCTGGGGCGCGCACCCCGGCCCCGCGCCGGCCCACGACATCGGCATCTGGCTCGGTGCCTACAAGAAGCGGATGCTCGGGGTGACCGGTCGACTCGCCGACGGCTGGCTGCCGAGCAGCCCGTACGCCCCGCCGGAGCAGTTGCCGGCGATGAACGCCGTCATCGACGACGCGGCCCGGCAGGCCGGACGCGATCCGGCGGCGATCCGGCGGCTCTACAACATCAGCGGCTCGTTCGGCACCGGCGACGGCTTCCTCACCGGGACCCCGGCCCAGTGGGCCGAGCAACTCGCCGAGTTGACGCTGGAGCACGGGTTCAGCGGATACATCCTGACCGGCGACGACCCGGACATGATCCGGCGGTACGCCGCCGAGGTGGTGCCGGCCGTCCGTGACCTGGTGTCCGCCGGCCGATCCGCAGACTCCGCGTCCTCCGAGGGCGCGGCTGCCGAGGGCTTGCCCTCGCAGGCGGTGGTCTCCGTCGCCGCGGCGTCGGGCGTGGCCCGGTCAGGAGCGTCGGCCGCGGCCGCCGCCGGCATCACCCCGACCCCGGACGACGGGGTACGGCTCAGCGACGAGCGGCCCTGGGACGAGTCCTCCCGGCCCACCGCGCCGGCCCCGGATCCATCGCTGCAGTACAGCAACGCCCAGCGGGCAGCAGGCAAGCATCTGATCGACGTACATGATCATTTGCGCAGTGAGTTGCGGACGGTGCGGGACCTGATCGGCCAGGTCGCCGCCGGCACGGTCGGTGCGGGCTCGGCCCGCGAGCACATCAACACGATGACGATGCGGCAGAACAACTGGACTCTCGGCGCCTACTGCGAGTCGTACTGCCGGGTGGTGACCACCCACCACACCATCGAGGACATCAGCATGCTGCCGCAGCTGCGCCGCGCCGACCCCGCACTGGCACCGGTGGTCGACCGACTGGCCGAGGAGCACAAGATCATCCACGATGTGTTGGAACGGGTCGACCGGGCGTTGGTCGCCCTGGTCAGCGAACCCGGTCGGATCGGTGAGGTGCAGGCGGCGGTGGATCTCCTCACCGACACCCTGCTCTCCCACCTGTCCTACGAGGAGCGGGAACTCGTCGAGCCACTCGCCCGCTTCAGCGGGGCGTGA
- a CDS encoding SigE family RNA polymerase sigma factor has translation MTNGSHSKDAGFSEYVATHAEQVRFTAYLLCGDWHEAEDLAQTAFVRLYLAWERIDRTEPINAYVRKIVTRTYLNERRRLWRKLERLTSAPPETPNDSMPHPEQRMLVMSALSRVPRRQRAALVLRYWEDLSLVEAAEALGCSVGTVKSQCARGLQRMRELLPDDVAIGGRDR, from the coding sequence TTGACGAACGGTTCGCATAGCAAGGACGCCGGGTTCAGCGAGTACGTCGCGACCCACGCAGAGCAGGTGCGCTTCACCGCGTACCTGCTCTGCGGCGACTGGCACGAGGCGGAGGACCTGGCCCAGACAGCGTTCGTCCGCCTCTATCTGGCCTGGGAGCGCATCGACCGGACGGAGCCGATCAACGCCTACGTACGGAAGATCGTCACGCGTACGTATCTGAACGAGCGGCGCAGGCTGTGGCGGAAGTTGGAACGGCTGACCAGCGCCCCGCCGGAGACACCGAACGACTCGATGCCGCATCCGGAGCAACGGATGCTGGTCATGTCGGCGCTCTCCCGGGTGCCACGGCGGCAACGGGCCGCGTTGGTGCTGCGGTACTGGGAGGACCTGAGCCTGGTCGAGGCCGCGGAAGCGCTGGGCTGTTCGGTCGGCACCGTGAAGAGTCAATGCGCCCGTGGCCTGCAACGGATGCGCGAACTTCTGCCCGACGACGTGGCGATAGGGGGGCGAGACCGGTGA
- a CDS encoding tRNA adenosine deaminase-associated protein: MPYFAAAAVRGPAGWSGAEVDLSGVADIDEVVDRLREVDSDAAVSLLFVESDDSYLVILRLDEGEDLRIFSSDAAFADESRLGALLVGDIRTPAVEVDLEPVVVGAGASGGAPRAATAPASSRGGGYLAGDPLDDFDDVDALADEEADDDEEPVADPDAEPVGDADLLADLGLSARRLLALCTRDGMLPADVTAEICQSLGCGDEVEELREA; the protein is encoded by the coding sequence GTGCCATATTTCGCTGCCGCTGCCGTACGTGGCCCGGCCGGTTGGTCCGGCGCCGAAGTCGACCTGAGCGGGGTCGCCGACATCGACGAGGTGGTCGACCGACTCCGGGAGGTCGATTCCGACGCGGCCGTGTCGCTGCTGTTCGTCGAGTCCGACGACAGCTACCTGGTGATCCTGCGCCTCGACGAGGGCGAGGATCTGCGGATCTTCAGCTCGGACGCCGCATTCGCCGACGAGTCGCGGCTCGGGGCACTCCTGGTCGGCGACATCCGTACGCCGGCCGTCGAAGTCGACCTTGAGCCGGTCGTGGTCGGTGCCGGCGCGTCCGGCGGCGCGCCCCGGGCCGCAACGGCACCGGCGTCGAGCCGCGGCGGCGGATACCTGGCCGGTGACCCGCTGGACGACTTCGACGACGTCGACGCCCTCGCCGACGAGGAAGCCGACGACGACGAGGAACCGGTCGCCGACCCGGATGCGGAGCCGGTCGGCGACGCCGACCTGCTGGCCGATCTCGGGCTGTCGGCCCGCCGGCTGCTGGCCCTGTGTACGCGTGACGGCATGCTGCCCGCCGACGTGACCGCCGAGATCTGCCAGAGCCTCGGCTGTGGTGACGAGGTGGAGGAGTTGCGGGAAGCGTGA